The Isorropodon fossajaponicum endosymbiont JTNG4 genome segment TTTTATTTAAATAATATTTAATGTCTCTTTCACCAAGCCCATCTTGTTTTTGTTTTTCTTTACCACCTAAAGAAATACAACCACCTAAAGAAATACAACCACCTAAAGAAAACACCAAAAGCAGTGTTGTTAATTTTCTGATTACCATTATTATATAACTCCTAAATTGGATAAATCTTGCTCTAGCATTGCTTGAGCTTGTTGTGATAGTGTTGTTAAGGGCAAGCGAATGCCATGATTGCACTTGCCCATTTTAAACATTGCCCATTTAACAGGGATTGGATTGGATTCAATGAACAAATGTTGATGCAAACCAGCCAGTGGTGCATTGGTTGATTCTGCTAATTCTCTGTCACTCTCAAGCGCGAATTGATAAGCACAAGCCACCTGCTTTGGTGCAACATTAGCCGTCACAGAAATGCCACCATGTCCACCCATTAAAATAAATTCAACCGCTGTTGCATCATCACCACTATAAAGCAAAAAGTCATCCGCACATTGTTCAATCAATGCCTTTGCAACATTCAAATCACCCGTTGCATCTTTAATGCCGATAATATTATCAATATTGGACAAACGAAGTGCTGTTTCTACGCAGAGATCAACCGCCGTTCTACTAGGCACATTATATAAAATTTGATCAATATCTACTGTTTCAGCAATCAACTTATAATGCTGATACAATCCCTCTTGAGTCGGCTTATTGTAATACGGCGTGACCAAAAGACAAGCATCCGCACCAATTGCTTTAGCAGCTTTAGTAAACTCAATAGCTTCAGAAGTCGAATTTGCACCCGTGCCAGCAATGACTGGAATGCGCGAATTGGCAAATTCAACCGTTGCCCGCATCACTTCAATATGCTCATCCTGATTAAGCGTTGCACTTTCGCCTGTGGTACCCATCGAGACAATTGCTTTAGTGCCAGCATCAATATGAAACGCCACCAATGATTTTAGCGTATCAAAATCTATCGACCCATCATCAAACATTGGGGTGATTAGGGCGACCATTGAGCCAGTTAGTGGATGATTTATACGCACTTTGATTACTTAATAAAACTAATTAGTGTGGATTATATACGAATCCGTTTTTATCAACATAAAAAACCTGCTAATGGTTTAACAATAAGCAGGTTCAATTAAGCTTAGTTTAGCTTACAAATCGTAGCCTTTTTCTTCATGAGAAACAATGTCCAAACCCTGTTGTTGTTCCTCTTCACCCACTCTTAACCCGTTATGACATCCACCACTTTAAGAATAAGATAAGTGGCAACAGCCGTATAAACAACCGTTGCCACTACACTTGTGAATTGAATTTGTAATTGGTCAGCAATTACAATTGCCTCACGATCCCAGCCACCTTTGTCCAGAAAAAATACCCAACTCTTTAGAAGCAAAAAAACCTGCCATTAAGGTGCCAATAATACCACCCACACCATGCACAGGAAATACATCTAATAAATCATCAATTTTAAATTTTTGCTTGATGATAATCACTGCATTAAAATACACAATACCCGCAATAAATCCAATTACTAAAGCACCTGTAGGGCCTACAAAACCTGAGGCTGGTATAATTTTGTCCCCAAGCCTGCGACCATGCCTGTTACTGTACCTAATTGCACCCGTTGCCGCTGAGATGTGCGTCACCAAAATAGCCGTCGCCGCATCCCCACCTGCTGTCAAAACAGAACCACCATTAAAACCAAACCAAACCAACCCACCCACAACACTGCTACACCCGTAATGGCCATGGTCATATTATGCGACGGTTGGGTTTTTTAAAAAACCTTTTCTAGGTCCTAAAACAATAGCCGCTACTAACGCTGAAATACCCGCAGTAATATGAACACCAGCATAGTCAAGCACATTGCCTAGCCAGCCACCACCCCACACCCAATGCGTGATAGGTGCATAAACCACTAATAACCAAATAGAGCTAAATAGAGCTAAATAATAACACCGCTGAAAATTTCATTCTTTCTGCATAGCCACTAATAATCAAAGCTGGGGTAATAATAGCGAATGTCATTTGAAACATGGCAAACAAAGATTCTGGAATTGAGCCATTGACCGTATTTATACTGACTTGCGCCAAAAGCACATTAGAAAAATCACCAAAGTAAGGATTATCACCTGAAAAAGCAATAGAATAACCCACT includes the following:
- the dapA gene encoding 4-hydroxy-tetrahydrodipicolinate synthase; the encoded protein is MRINHPLTGSMVALITPMFDDGSIDFDTLKSLVAFHIDAGTKAIVSMGTTGESATLNQDEHIEVMRATVEFANSRIPVIAGTGANSTSEAIEFTKAAKAIGADACLLVTPYYNKPTQEGLYQHYKLIAETVDIDQILYNVPSRTAVDLCVETALRLSNIDNIIGIKDATGDLNVAKALIEQCADDFLLYSGDDATAVEFILMGGHGGISVTANVAPKQVACAYQFALESDRELAESTNAPLAGLHQHLFIESNPIPVKWAMFKMGKCNHGIRLPLTTLSQQAQAMLEQDLSNLGVI